Below is a genomic region from Bacteroidota bacterium.
CTTTCTAACAGTAATCACAAAAGCAACAGGTTTTAACCTGTTATTGTAAATGCTGTTTAAATGTAACCCATACCCTCCTGATAACTGATAACCACTAACCAATACCCTTTTGAAACCAACTGCCGAAGTCATTCTTTCGCCCGCTTTAGTGCCTTACTACGATTTACAGGGCAAAGTAGTAGTGGTAATTGATATACTGCGCGCTACTACTACCATGTGTTATGCGTTTATGAACGGTGCGGAGCGGATTATACCCATTGAAAGTATTGAGGAGGCTAAAACGTATTTAGGCAAAGATTATGTGGTGGCAGCGGAACGTGAGGGATTGGTAGCTGAAGGGTTTACACTGGGTAATTCGCCGGAAAGCTTTACCCCCGAGATTGTGAACGGAAAAACCGTGGTATTAACCACCACTAACGGCACTTATACCCTGCACCAGTGCAAGGCTGCTGATAAAATTGTTACGGGTGCATTTACCAACATAAGCGCGTTGTGTAATTGGCTGGTAGGCTGGAATCAGCCCGTTGTTTTGGCTTGTGCAGGCTGGAAGAATAAATTTAATCTTGAAGATACGGTGTTTGCAGGGGCGGTATTACATACCATCCGCGAGCATTTTAATCTTGAAAGTGACAGCTGCGTAGCTGCATTGAACTTGTTTTTAACAGCATCGCAAAACCTTGAGGGATATATGCGCCACAGCAACCATGCCCAACGTTTTGAAAAGCTGGGAATTGATGATTTACCCACTTGCCTTAAACTGGATGTAACGGATATTGTACCGTTTTATAGTGAGGGGGTGTTAGTGCCGTTGAAAGTTTAGTTTTGATCAAACAAAACTTCTATTTTATTTTCCTTTTGAGGGGCAAAAGGAAACAAAACCCTTCGTCCTGTTAGGCGTTTTGTCAGCACACAAACAGCACCGTTATAAAATTTGCTGTTGCTTGGTAATTTTTAAACAGACAAAGTTCTCCACCCATTATTAGCTCTTAAAAATTACGCTATGCAACCGGCGCACAAACCTACGCTCAATTTTATAACTGCACACGCTTTACAGGACGTTATGCTGAGGCGAAAGCATAGAGGGCATTTGAGAAATATTCTTTTAAAACAAGGAAGCAGGGTTGGGGAAAGACAAAACAGGTCTTAGCAGCGGAGGGTTAGTTTGTGCGGTTGGGCAAGTTGTTTTGTCGGAGGTTGAGGGTTCCGTAGTTTTATAGAAAATTTCTCACAGCCTGCCTTTTTTTGGTTCTTTTTTGGGCAAGCAAAAAAGAACAAATTAAACTAAAACCTCTTCAATACCGCCTTCTTTACCCAAGAAAGACCTGCAAAACGGGCAGCTGCATTTACAATCCAAGGTTGTTTGTTTAGCAGGCGCATTAAGCGGTAGTTACGGCGCAGTTCTGCACCGTATTTTGCGTACACGGTATCATCGTACCCTTTTATAAATTCTACTGAAAAATTATTGTTCGTAAAGCATTCTGTGGCTTTTTGCGCAGCAAACATTCCGCTATATACGGCTTTATCAATGCCGTGGCCTTGTAAAGGGTCAATCAACGATGCCGCATCTCCTGCCAGCATATACCCCTCCCCGCTAATAGGGGCATTTTTACCACCTATGGGCAGACCAAATCCTTTTACTTCACCGGTTTGTATAGCGTTTGTAAACATTGGTGCTACGGCAGACTCGTTGGCAATTATACTATCCATCACCTCGCGCAGTTTAATATTGTGCTTGGCCGCTTCGCTGGCTACAATGCCAAACCCTACATTAAACGTATTGTTTCCGAGCGGGAACACCCAAAAATAGCCGGGCAGGTAGTTATTAAACAGGTAAAATTTATTGGTCAGGTTATCGCTGATAATCCCTGTGTAGTAGGCTGCAACAGCAGTGCAATAACGCTCGCGGTTGATGGGACTGTTATCAAGATACTTTGCTAATACTGAATTAGCACCGTCGCACCCGATAACAAAACGGGCTTGGATGTTCTCATCACTGTTCCGTTTTTTCAGCAACCACAAGTTGTTTTCTTTGGTTATCTGCCCCACTTCAAACCCTTCAAAAACTTCGGTAGCCGTATGTTTTTTTACTTGTGAGAACAGGAAACCGTCAAAATCCAACCGCGGTGAGTTGTAGGCTTCTGCTTTCCATTCAATATCAATTACCTTGTTATTAGG
It encodes:
- a CDS encoding 2-phosphosulfolactate phosphatase, with the translated sequence MKPTAEVILSPALVPYYDLQGKVVVVIDILRATTTMCYAFMNGAERIIPIESIEEAKTYLGKDYVVAAEREGLVAEGFTLGNSPESFTPEIVNGKTVVLTTTNGTYTLHQCKAADKIVTGAFTNISALCNWLVGWNQPVVLACAGWKNKFNLEDTVFAGAVLHTIREHFNLESDSCVAALNLFLTASQNLEGYMRHSNHAQRFEKLGIDDLPTCLKLDVTDIVPFYSEGVLVPLKV
- a CDS encoding NAD(P)/FAD-dependent oxidoreductase — protein: MQLYVCALANLFDIAILGAGPAGSSAALTLKNSGLKVALIDKAGFPRHKTCGDAIPGPTLKALRQIIPDFNEELQQLTLKQSIKYCQIVAPNNKVIDIEWKAEAYNSPRLDFDGFLFSQVKKHTATEVFEGFEVGQITKENNLWLLKKRNSDENIQARFVIGCDGANSVLAKYLDNSPINRERYCTAVAAYYTGIISDNLTNKFYLFNNYLPGYFWVFPLGNNTFNVGFGIVASEAAKHNIKLREVMDSIIANESAVAPMFTNAIQTGEVKGFGLPIGGKNAPISGEGYMLAGDAASLIDPLQGHGIDKAVYSGMFAAQKATECFTNNNFSVEFIKGYDDTVYAKYGAELRRNYRLMRLLNKQPWIVNAAARFAGLSWVKKAVLKRF